One segment of Prionailurus bengalensis isolate Pbe53 chromosome D4, Fcat_Pben_1.1_paternal_pri, whole genome shotgun sequence DNA contains the following:
- the IL11RA gene encoding interleukin-11 receptor subunit alpha isoform X1, which produces MSSSCSGLSRVLVAVAIALVSTSSPCPQAWGPPGVQYGQPGRSMTLCCPGVTSGAPVSWFRDGETRLLQGPDSGLGHELVLARADSTDEGTYICRTLDGALKGIVTLQLGYPPARPVVSCQAADYENFSCTWSPSQVSGLPTRYLTSYRKKTVPGADGQRMSPSTGPWPCPQDPPGASRCVVHGAEFWSQYRINVTEVNPLGASTRLLDVSLQSILRPDPPQGLQVESVPGYPRRLRASWTYPASWPRQPHFLLKFRLQYRPAQHPAWSTVEPAGLEEVITDAVAGLPHAVRVSARDFLDAGTWSAWSPEAWGTPSIGPLPKEIPAGGQPHKQLEEEPQADCPASPRPSLLPDPRPLDHRDPLEQVAVLASLGIFSFLGLAAGALALGLWLRLRPDGKDGPQKPGFLAPVIPVDKLPDLHQLAVCHILCGLFWTNRSRHLGRQEMSSFGGDQEISMLRRGEVLCGGPWKMDRDGQMGRIFGSSKCVACRNPSALCGACVRL; this is translated from the exons ATGAGCAGCAGCTGCTCAGGGCTGAGCAGGGTCCTGGTGGCCGTGGCTATAGCCCTGGTgtccacctcctccccctgcccccaggcctggGGCCCCCCAG GGGTCCAGTATGGGCAGCCTGGCAGGTCCATGACACTGTGTTGCCCTGGAGTGACTTCTGG CGCCCCGGTGTCCTGGTTTCGGGATGGGGAGACAAGGCTGCTCCAAGGACCTGACTCTGGGCTAGGGCATGAACTGGTCTTGGCCCGGGCAGACAGCACTGATGAAGGCACCTACATCTGCCGGACCCTGGATGGTGCACTTAAGGGCATTGTGACCCTACAGCTGGgct ACCCCCCAGCCCGCCCTGTTGTCTCCTGCCAAGCAGCTGACTATGAGAACTTCTCCTGCACTTGGAGCCCCAGTCAGGTCAGCGGTTTACCCACCCGCTACCTCACCTCCTACAG GAAGAAGACAGTACCAGGAGCTGATGGCCAGAG GATGAGTCCATCCACAGGGCCCTGGCCATGCCCACAGGATCCCCCAGGGGCTTCCCGCTGTGTAGTCCATGGGGCAGAATTCTGGAGCCAGTACCGAATCAATGTGACTGAGGTGAACCCCCTAGGGGCCAGTACACGCCTGCTGGATGTGAGCTTGCAGAGCATCT TGCGCCCTGACCCACCTCAGGGGCTTCAAGTAGAGTCGGTACCTGGCTACCCCCGCCGCCTGCGTGCCAGCTGGACATACCCAGCCTCCTGGCCCCGCCAGCCCCACTTTCTGCTCAAGTTCCGACTGCAGTACCGTCCAGCGCAGCATCCAGCCTGGTCCACG GTGGAGCCAGCTGGATTGGAGGAAGTGATCACGGATGCTGTGGCTGGGCTGCCCCATGCTGTACGAGTCAGTGCCCGGGACTTTCTGGATGCTGGCACCTGGAGTGCCTGGAGCCCCGAGGCCTGGGGGACTCCAAGCATTG GGCCCCTGCCAAAGGAGATACCAGCTGGGGGCCAGCCACAcaagcagctggaggaggagccTCAGGCAGACTGCCCCGCTTCCCCCAGGCCCTCCCTCTTGCCAGATCCACGGCCACTTG accacAGGGACCCCCTGGAGCAGGTAGCGGTGCTGGCATCTTTGGGAATATTCTCTTTCCTCGGACTGGCGGCTGGGGCCCTGGCACTGGGGCTCTG GCTGAGACTGAGACCAGATGGTAAGGATGGACCCCAAAAGCCTGGGTTCTTGGCTCCAGTGATTCCAGTGGACAAACTTCCAG ATCTCCATCAGCTGGCTGTCTGCCATATACTTTGTGGTCTTTTCTGGACCAATCGGTCCAGACACCTGGGAAGGCAAGAAATGAGTTCTTTTGG GGGAGACCAAGAAATCAGTATGCTGAGAAGAGGAGAGGTGCTGTGCGGGGGGCCATGGAAGATGGATAGAGATGGACAAATGGGTAGAATTTTTGGGAGCAGCAAATGTGTGGCTTGCAGGAATCCTTCTGCTTTGTGTGGAGCCTGTGTGAGACTGTGA
- the IL11RA gene encoding interleukin-11 receptor subunit alpha isoform X2, producing the protein MSSSCSGLSRVLVAVAIALVSTSSPCPQAWGPPGVQYGQPGRSMTLCCPGVTSGAPVSWFRDGETRLLQGPDSGLGHELVLARADSTDEGTYICRTLDGALKGIVTLQLGYPPARPVVSCQAADYENFSCTWSPSQVSGLPTRYLTSYRKKTVPGADGQRMSPSTGPWPCPQDPPGASRCVVHGAEFWSQYRINVTEVNPLGASTRLLDVSLQSILRPDPPQGLQVESVPGYPRRLRASWTYPASWPRQPHFLLKFRLQYRPAQHPAWSTVEPAGLEEVITDAVAGLPHAVRVSARDFLDAGTWSAWSPEAWGTPSIDHRDPLEQVAVLASLGIFSFLGLAAGALALGLWLRLRPDGKDGPQKPGFLAPVIPVDKLPDLHQLAVCHILCGLFWTNRSRHLGRQEMSSFGGDQEISMLRRGEVLCGGPWKMDRDGQMGRIFGSSKCVACRNPSALCGACVRL; encoded by the exons ATGAGCAGCAGCTGCTCAGGGCTGAGCAGGGTCCTGGTGGCCGTGGCTATAGCCCTGGTgtccacctcctccccctgcccccaggcctggGGCCCCCCAG GGGTCCAGTATGGGCAGCCTGGCAGGTCCATGACACTGTGTTGCCCTGGAGTGACTTCTGG CGCCCCGGTGTCCTGGTTTCGGGATGGGGAGACAAGGCTGCTCCAAGGACCTGACTCTGGGCTAGGGCATGAACTGGTCTTGGCCCGGGCAGACAGCACTGATGAAGGCACCTACATCTGCCGGACCCTGGATGGTGCACTTAAGGGCATTGTGACCCTACAGCTGGgct ACCCCCCAGCCCGCCCTGTTGTCTCCTGCCAAGCAGCTGACTATGAGAACTTCTCCTGCACTTGGAGCCCCAGTCAGGTCAGCGGTTTACCCACCCGCTACCTCACCTCCTACAG GAAGAAGACAGTACCAGGAGCTGATGGCCAGAG GATGAGTCCATCCACAGGGCCCTGGCCATGCCCACAGGATCCCCCAGGGGCTTCCCGCTGTGTAGTCCATGGGGCAGAATTCTGGAGCCAGTACCGAATCAATGTGACTGAGGTGAACCCCCTAGGGGCCAGTACACGCCTGCTGGATGTGAGCTTGCAGAGCATCT TGCGCCCTGACCCACCTCAGGGGCTTCAAGTAGAGTCGGTACCTGGCTACCCCCGCCGCCTGCGTGCCAGCTGGACATACCCAGCCTCCTGGCCCCGCCAGCCCCACTTTCTGCTCAAGTTCCGACTGCAGTACCGTCCAGCGCAGCATCCAGCCTGGTCCACG GTGGAGCCAGCTGGATTGGAGGAAGTGATCACGGATGCTGTGGCTGGGCTGCCCCATGCTGTACGAGTCAGTGCCCGGGACTTTCTGGATGCTGGCACCTGGAGTGCCTGGAGCCCCGAGGCCTGGGGGACTCCAAGCATTG accacAGGGACCCCCTGGAGCAGGTAGCGGTGCTGGCATCTTTGGGAATATTCTCTTTCCTCGGACTGGCGGCTGGGGCCCTGGCACTGGGGCTCTG GCTGAGACTGAGACCAGATGGTAAGGATGGACCCCAAAAGCCTGGGTTCTTGGCTCCAGTGATTCCAGTGGACAAACTTCCAG ATCTCCATCAGCTGGCTGTCTGCCATATACTTTGTGGTCTTTTCTGGACCAATCGGTCCAGACACCTGGGAAGGCAAGAAATGAGTTCTTTTGG GGGAGACCAAGAAATCAGTATGCTGAGAAGAGGAGAGGTGCTGTGCGGGGGGCCATGGAAGATGGATAGAGATGGACAAATGGGTAGAATTTTTGGGAGCAGCAAATGTGTGGCTTGCAGGAATCCTTCTGCTTTGTGTGGAGCCTGTGTGAGACTGTGA
- the IL11RA gene encoding interleukin-11 receptor subunit alpha isoform X3: MSSSCSGLSRVLVAVAIALVSTSSPCPQAWGPPGVQYGQPGRSMTLCCPGVTSGAPVSWFRDGETRLLQGPDSGLGHELVLARADSTDEGTYICRTLDGALKGIVTLQLGYPPARPVVSCQAADYENFSCTWSPSQVSGLPTRYLTSYRKKTVPGADGQRMSPSTGPWPCPQDPPGASRCVVHGAEFWSQYRINVTEVNPLGASTRLLDVSLQSILRPDPPQGLQVESVPGYPRRLRASWTYPASWPRQPHFLLKFRLQYRPAQHPAWSTVEPAGLEEVITDAVAGLPHAVRVSARDFLDAGTWSAWSPEAWGTPSIGPLPKEIPAGGQPHKQLEEEPQADCPASPRPSLLPDPRPLDHRDPLEQVAVLASLGIFSFLGLAAGALALGLWLRLRPDGKDGPQKPGFLAPVIPVDKLPGETKKSVC, from the exons ATGAGCAGCAGCTGCTCAGGGCTGAGCAGGGTCCTGGTGGCCGTGGCTATAGCCCTGGTgtccacctcctccccctgcccccaggcctggGGCCCCCCAG GGGTCCAGTATGGGCAGCCTGGCAGGTCCATGACACTGTGTTGCCCTGGAGTGACTTCTGG CGCCCCGGTGTCCTGGTTTCGGGATGGGGAGACAAGGCTGCTCCAAGGACCTGACTCTGGGCTAGGGCATGAACTGGTCTTGGCCCGGGCAGACAGCACTGATGAAGGCACCTACATCTGCCGGACCCTGGATGGTGCACTTAAGGGCATTGTGACCCTACAGCTGGgct ACCCCCCAGCCCGCCCTGTTGTCTCCTGCCAAGCAGCTGACTATGAGAACTTCTCCTGCACTTGGAGCCCCAGTCAGGTCAGCGGTTTACCCACCCGCTACCTCACCTCCTACAG GAAGAAGACAGTACCAGGAGCTGATGGCCAGAG GATGAGTCCATCCACAGGGCCCTGGCCATGCCCACAGGATCCCCCAGGGGCTTCCCGCTGTGTAGTCCATGGGGCAGAATTCTGGAGCCAGTACCGAATCAATGTGACTGAGGTGAACCCCCTAGGGGCCAGTACACGCCTGCTGGATGTGAGCTTGCAGAGCATCT TGCGCCCTGACCCACCTCAGGGGCTTCAAGTAGAGTCGGTACCTGGCTACCCCCGCCGCCTGCGTGCCAGCTGGACATACCCAGCCTCCTGGCCCCGCCAGCCCCACTTTCTGCTCAAGTTCCGACTGCAGTACCGTCCAGCGCAGCATCCAGCCTGGTCCACG GTGGAGCCAGCTGGATTGGAGGAAGTGATCACGGATGCTGTGGCTGGGCTGCCCCATGCTGTACGAGTCAGTGCCCGGGACTTTCTGGATGCTGGCACCTGGAGTGCCTGGAGCCCCGAGGCCTGGGGGACTCCAAGCATTG GGCCCCTGCCAAAGGAGATACCAGCTGGGGGCCAGCCACAcaagcagctggaggaggagccTCAGGCAGACTGCCCCGCTTCCCCCAGGCCCTCCCTCTTGCCAGATCCACGGCCACTTG accacAGGGACCCCCTGGAGCAGGTAGCGGTGCTGGCATCTTTGGGAATATTCTCTTTCCTCGGACTGGCGGCTGGGGCCCTGGCACTGGGGCTCTG GCTGAGACTGAGACCAGATGGTAAGGATGGACCCCAAAAGCCTGGGTTCTTGGCTCCAGTGATTCCAGTGGACAAACTTCCAG GGGAGACCAAGAAATCAGTATGCTGA
- the IL11RA gene encoding interleukin-11 receptor subunit alpha isoform X4 — protein sequence MSSSCSGLSRVLVAVAIALVSTSSPCPQAWGPPGVQYGQPGRSMTLCCPGVTSGAPVSWFRDGETRLLQGPDSGLGHELVLARADSTDEGTYICRTLDGALKGIVTLQLGYPPARPVVSCQAADYENFSCTWSPSQVSGLPTRYLTSYRKKTVPGADGQRMSPSTGPWPCPQDPPGASRCVVHGAEFWSQYRINVTEVNPLGASTRLLDVSLQSILRPDPPQGLQVESVPGYPRRLRASWTYPASWPRQPHFLLKFRLQYRPAQHPAWSTVEPAGLEEVITDAVAGLPHAVRVSARDFLDAGTWSAWSPEAWGTPSIGPLPKEIPAGGQPHKQLEEEPQADCPASPRPSLLPDPRPLDHRDPLEQVAVLASLGIFSFLGLAAGALALGLWLRLRPDGKDGPQKPGFLAPVIPVDKLPGAPNL from the exons ATGAGCAGCAGCTGCTCAGGGCTGAGCAGGGTCCTGGTGGCCGTGGCTATAGCCCTGGTgtccacctcctccccctgcccccaggcctggGGCCCCCCAG GGGTCCAGTATGGGCAGCCTGGCAGGTCCATGACACTGTGTTGCCCTGGAGTGACTTCTGG CGCCCCGGTGTCCTGGTTTCGGGATGGGGAGACAAGGCTGCTCCAAGGACCTGACTCTGGGCTAGGGCATGAACTGGTCTTGGCCCGGGCAGACAGCACTGATGAAGGCACCTACATCTGCCGGACCCTGGATGGTGCACTTAAGGGCATTGTGACCCTACAGCTGGgct ACCCCCCAGCCCGCCCTGTTGTCTCCTGCCAAGCAGCTGACTATGAGAACTTCTCCTGCACTTGGAGCCCCAGTCAGGTCAGCGGTTTACCCACCCGCTACCTCACCTCCTACAG GAAGAAGACAGTACCAGGAGCTGATGGCCAGAG GATGAGTCCATCCACAGGGCCCTGGCCATGCCCACAGGATCCCCCAGGGGCTTCCCGCTGTGTAGTCCATGGGGCAGAATTCTGGAGCCAGTACCGAATCAATGTGACTGAGGTGAACCCCCTAGGGGCCAGTACACGCCTGCTGGATGTGAGCTTGCAGAGCATCT TGCGCCCTGACCCACCTCAGGGGCTTCAAGTAGAGTCGGTACCTGGCTACCCCCGCCGCCTGCGTGCCAGCTGGACATACCCAGCCTCCTGGCCCCGCCAGCCCCACTTTCTGCTCAAGTTCCGACTGCAGTACCGTCCAGCGCAGCATCCAGCCTGGTCCACG GTGGAGCCAGCTGGATTGGAGGAAGTGATCACGGATGCTGTGGCTGGGCTGCCCCATGCTGTACGAGTCAGTGCCCGGGACTTTCTGGATGCTGGCACCTGGAGTGCCTGGAGCCCCGAGGCCTGGGGGACTCCAAGCATTG GGCCCCTGCCAAAGGAGATACCAGCTGGGGGCCAGCCACAcaagcagctggaggaggagccTCAGGCAGACTGCCCCGCTTCCCCCAGGCCCTCCCTCTTGCCAGATCCACGGCCACTTG accacAGGGACCCCCTGGAGCAGGTAGCGGTGCTGGCATCTTTGGGAATATTCTCTTTCCTCGGACTGGCGGCTGGGGCCCTGGCACTGGGGCTCTG GCTGAGACTGAGACCAGATGGTAAGGATGGACCCCAAAAGCCTGGGTTCTTGGCTCCAGTGATTCCAGTGGACAAACTTCCAG GAGCTCCAAACCTGTAG
- the IL11RA gene encoding interleukin-11 receptor subunit alpha isoform X5 produces MRTSPALGAPVRKKTVPGADGQRMSPSTGPWPCPQDPPGASRCVVHGAEFWSQYRINVTEVNPLGASTRLLDVSLQSILRPDPPQGLQVESVPGYPRRLRASWTYPASWPRQPHFLLKFRLQYRPAQHPAWSTVEPAGLEEVITDAVAGLPHAVRVSARDFLDAGTWSAWSPEAWGTPSIGPLPKEIPAGGQPHKQLEEEPQADCPASPRPSLLPDPRPLDHRDPLEQVAVLASLGIFSFLGLAAGALALGLWLRLRPDGKDGPQKPGFLAPVIPVDKLPDLHQLAVCHILCGLFWTNRSRHLGRQEMSSFGGDQEISMLRRGEVLCGGPWKMDRDGQMGRIFGSSKCVACRNPSALCGACVRL; encoded by the exons ATGAGAACTTCTCCTGCACTTGGAGCCCCAGTCAG GAAGAAGACAGTACCAGGAGCTGATGGCCAGAG GATGAGTCCATCCACAGGGCCCTGGCCATGCCCACAGGATCCCCCAGGGGCTTCCCGCTGTGTAGTCCATGGGGCAGAATTCTGGAGCCAGTACCGAATCAATGTGACTGAGGTGAACCCCCTAGGGGCCAGTACACGCCTGCTGGATGTGAGCTTGCAGAGCATCT TGCGCCCTGACCCACCTCAGGGGCTTCAAGTAGAGTCGGTACCTGGCTACCCCCGCCGCCTGCGTGCCAGCTGGACATACCCAGCCTCCTGGCCCCGCCAGCCCCACTTTCTGCTCAAGTTCCGACTGCAGTACCGTCCAGCGCAGCATCCAGCCTGGTCCACG GTGGAGCCAGCTGGATTGGAGGAAGTGATCACGGATGCTGTGGCTGGGCTGCCCCATGCTGTACGAGTCAGTGCCCGGGACTTTCTGGATGCTGGCACCTGGAGTGCCTGGAGCCCCGAGGCCTGGGGGACTCCAAGCATTG GGCCCCTGCCAAAGGAGATACCAGCTGGGGGCCAGCCACAcaagcagctggaggaggagccTCAGGCAGACTGCCCCGCTTCCCCCAGGCCCTCCCTCTTGCCAGATCCACGGCCACTTG accacAGGGACCCCCTGGAGCAGGTAGCGGTGCTGGCATCTTTGGGAATATTCTCTTTCCTCGGACTGGCGGCTGGGGCCCTGGCACTGGGGCTCTG GCTGAGACTGAGACCAGATGGTAAGGATGGACCCCAAAAGCCTGGGTTCTTGGCTCCAGTGATTCCAGTGGACAAACTTCCAG ATCTCCATCAGCTGGCTGTCTGCCATATACTTTGTGGTCTTTTCTGGACCAATCGGTCCAGACACCTGGGAAGGCAAGAAATGAGTTCTTTTGG GGGAGACCAAGAAATCAGTATGCTGAGAAGAGGAGAGGTGCTGTGCGGGGGGCCATGGAAGATGGATAGAGATGGACAAATGGGTAGAATTTTTGGGAGCAGCAAATGTGTGGCTTGCAGGAATCCTTCTGCTTTGTGTGGAGCCTGTGTGAGACTGTGA
- the IL11RA gene encoding interleukin-11 receptor subunit alpha isoform X6, with amino-acid sequence MSPSTGPWPCPQDPPGASRCVVHGAEFWSQYRINVTEVNPLGASTRLLDVSLQSILRPDPPQGLQVESVPGYPRRLRASWTYPASWPRQPHFLLKFRLQYRPAQHPAWSTVEPAGLEEVITDAVAGLPHAVRVSARDFLDAGTWSAWSPEAWGTPSIGPLPKEIPAGGQPHKQLEEEPQADCPASPRPSLLPDPRPLDHRDPLEQVAVLASLGIFSFLGLAAGALALGLWLRLRPDGKDGPQKPGFLAPVIPVDKLPDLHQLAVCHILCGLFWTNRSRHLGRQEMSSFGGDQEISMLRRGEVLCGGPWKMDRDGQMGRIFGSSKCVACRNPSALCGACVRL; translated from the exons ATGAGTCCATCCACAGGGCCCTGGCCATGCCCACAGGATCCCCCAGGGGCTTCCCGCTGTGTAGTCCATGGGGCAGAATTCTGGAGCCAGTACCGAATCAATGTGACTGAGGTGAACCCCCTAGGGGCCAGTACACGCCTGCTGGATGTGAGCTTGCAGAGCATCT TGCGCCCTGACCCACCTCAGGGGCTTCAAGTAGAGTCGGTACCTGGCTACCCCCGCCGCCTGCGTGCCAGCTGGACATACCCAGCCTCCTGGCCCCGCCAGCCCCACTTTCTGCTCAAGTTCCGACTGCAGTACCGTCCAGCGCAGCATCCAGCCTGGTCCACG GTGGAGCCAGCTGGATTGGAGGAAGTGATCACGGATGCTGTGGCTGGGCTGCCCCATGCTGTACGAGTCAGTGCCCGGGACTTTCTGGATGCTGGCACCTGGAGTGCCTGGAGCCCCGAGGCCTGGGGGACTCCAAGCATTG GGCCCCTGCCAAAGGAGATACCAGCTGGGGGCCAGCCACAcaagcagctggaggaggagccTCAGGCAGACTGCCCCGCTTCCCCCAGGCCCTCCCTCTTGCCAGATCCACGGCCACTTG accacAGGGACCCCCTGGAGCAGGTAGCGGTGCTGGCATCTTTGGGAATATTCTCTTTCCTCGGACTGGCGGCTGGGGCCCTGGCACTGGGGCTCTG GCTGAGACTGAGACCAGATGGTAAGGATGGACCCCAAAAGCCTGGGTTCTTGGCTCCAGTGATTCCAGTGGACAAACTTCCAG ATCTCCATCAGCTGGCTGTCTGCCATATACTTTGTGGTCTTTTCTGGACCAATCGGTCCAGACACCTGGGAAGGCAAGAAATGAGTTCTTTTGG GGGAGACCAAGAAATCAGTATGCTGAGAAGAGGAGAGGTGCTGTGCGGGGGGCCATGGAAGATGGATAGAGATGGACAAATGGGTAGAATTTTTGGGAGCAGCAAATGTGTGGCTTGCAGGAATCCTTCTGCTTTGTGTGGAGCCTGTGTGAGACTGTGA
- the CCL27 gene encoding C-C motif chemokine 27, with protein sequence MKGPSLTSSLLLLLLLLTPDPGAALLLSPSITCCTQLYRQPLSNKLLRKVIRVELQEADGDCHLQAFVLHLSRRSVCIHPQNRSLARWFERQGRRFQGILPNLNLELIGKMDQGP encoded by the exons ATGAAGGGGCCCTCACTCACAAGCAGCCTCCTtctgctactgctgctgctgacCCCAGACCCTGGAGCAG CACTGCTACTGTCACCCAGCATTACCTGCTGTACTCAGCTCTACCGCCAGCCACTCTCGAACAAGCTACTAAGGAAAGTCATCCGGGTGGAACTGCAGGAAGCTGATGGGGACTGTCACCTCCAGGCCTTCGT GCTTCACTTGTCTCGACGCAGTGTCTGCATCCATCCTCAGAACCGCAGCCTGGCTCGGTGGTTTGAGCGCCAAGGGAGGAGATTCCAGGGTATTCTGCCTAACCTGAATTTGGAGCTGATAGGGAAAATGGACCAGGGGCCCtaa
- the LOC122474275 gene encoding uncharacterized protein LOC122474275, whose amino-acid sequence MSGLRRYEVALEAEEEIYWGCFYFFPWLRMWRRDRSSAHPREQKLEPLRGLMSCLSSGLGPAPQRSGRGLPRRTPAATAQPAGALKI is encoded by the exons ATGTCGGGATTGAGGAGATACGAGGTGGCGCTGGAGGCGGAGGAGGA GATCTACTGGGGTTGCTTCTACTTTTTCCCCTGGCTGCGCATGTGGCGGAGGGACAGGAG CTCGGCGCATCCGCGGGAGCAGAAGTTGGAGCCTCTGCGAGGCCTGATGAGCTGTCTGTCAAGCGGACTGGGCCCTGCCCCCCAGCGCTCGGGTCGCGGCCTCCCTCGCCGCACCCCCGCCGCCACTGCCCAGCCAGCCGGTGCATTAAAGATTTAA
- the CCL19 gene encoding C-C motif chemokine 19 — protein sequence MASPAAALLTLSLLILWTSPALGGANDAEDCCLSVTQRPIPGNIVRAFHYLLIKDGCRVPAVVFTTLRGHQLCAPPDQPWVDRIIRRLQKNTAKNKRHSS from the exons ATGGCATCCCCTGCAGCTGCACTACTGACCCTCAGCCTGCTGATTCTCTGGACCTCTCCTG CTCTGGGTGGTGCCAACGATGCTGAAGACTGCTGCCTGTCTGTAACCCAGCGCCCCATCCCTGGGAATATCGTGCGGGCCTTTCATTACCTCCTCATCAAGGATGGCTGTAGAGTGCCTGCTGTCGT GTTCACCACACTGAGAGGTCACCAGCTCTGTGCACCCCCAGACCAGCCCTGGGTGGACCGCATCATCCGGAGACTGCAGAAGAACACTGCAAAG AATAAGCGCCACAGCAGTTAA